From a region of the Kaistia sp. 32K genome:
- a CDS encoding ABC transporter ATP-binding protein, with product MTALLEVRGVRKSFPLSSGLFGKTTGEVRALDDVSFVVPAGSTVGLVGESGCGKSTMGHTIMGGLEADGGEIIFNDPELGRVDLVKADKHVRRKTRLNMQMIFQDPNSSLNPRMTLLDLIGEPLLINRVLKGRALEDRVAQLLQQVGLSTRYMRRYPHALSGGQRQRVVIARALALNPRLVVADEPISALDVSIQAQTLNLMKDLQAERQLTYLFVAHDLGVVKHFTDTTVVMYLGRVLEAGPTQVMFQRPLHPYSEALIASVPRIGAHKGGTKRAAGEVPSAANPPSGCHFHPRCPYARDICRAVVPELRSVSGDRSVRCHFADELSLHGIDSLGPPVPSSN from the coding sequence ATGACCGCACTTCTCGAAGTTCGCGGCGTAAGGAAGTCGTTCCCGCTATCCAGCGGCCTATTTGGCAAAACGACCGGCGAGGTCCGGGCGCTGGATGATGTCTCGTTCGTCGTTCCGGCGGGATCGACCGTCGGCCTGGTCGGGGAAAGCGGCTGTGGCAAGTCCACAATGGGCCACACCATCATGGGGGGGCTGGAAGCCGATGGTGGCGAGATCATCTTCAATGACCCAGAACTAGGGCGGGTCGATCTCGTGAAAGCCGACAAGCATGTTCGGCGCAAGACGCGTCTCAACATGCAGATGATCTTTCAGGATCCGAACTCGTCGCTGAACCCACGCATGACGCTGCTTGATCTGATCGGCGAACCGCTGCTCATCAATCGGGTGCTCAAAGGCAGGGCGCTGGAAGATCGCGTGGCCCAGCTCCTGCAACAGGTGGGACTGTCGACGCGCTATATGCGGCGCTATCCGCACGCGCTGTCCGGCGGCCAGAGGCAGCGCGTGGTGATTGCGCGCGCCTTGGCGCTTAACCCTCGACTGGTGGTCGCCGACGAGCCGATTTCCGCGCTCGACGTGTCCATTCAGGCGCAGACACTGAACTTGATGAAGGATCTGCAGGCGGAAAGGCAGTTGACCTATCTGTTTGTGGCGCACGACCTCGGTGTGGTCAAACACTTCACCGACACCACCGTCGTCATGTATCTCGGCCGGGTGCTAGAAGCAGGCCCTACCCAGGTCATGTTTCAGCGTCCGCTGCATCCGTATTCGGAAGCGCTGATTGCCAGCGTGCCGCGCATCGGCGCACATAAGGGTGGCACCAAGCGCGCGGCCGGCGAAGTGCCCAGCGCAGCCAATCCCCCATCGGGTTGCCATTTCCATCCGCGTTGCCCCTATGCGCGGGATATCTGCCGCGCCGTCGTGCCGGAATTGCGCAGTGTCTCTGGCGATCGCAGCGTTCGCTGTCACTTTGCCGACGAACTGAGCTTGCACGGTATCGATAGCCTCGGACCGCCTGTCCCAAGCAGCAACTGA
- a CDS encoding FadR/GntR family transcriptional regulator, whose product MSVNTDKPDGEPAHRPASFVRERVMGELGRRILSGNYKQNGALPTEAELCKEFGVSRTPMREAIKMLAAKGLIVSRQRAGTRVQESSNWNHLDPDVIKWMNGIDIDPDFVRGLIEARQAIEPAAARLAAMRATSKDLAMIEVAYEAMCAAPTSDLAACADADVAFHASILRASHNPIFAGLVSLIGQSLANSFRLTTSVSQSYVTTLAAHGDVFEAIRLRQPEIASERMRALIEIASSDFVRHSAVGAAKS is encoded by the coding sequence ATGTCCGTGAATACTGACAAACCTGACGGCGAACCCGCACACAGACCGGCTTCCTTTGTTCGAGAGCGAGTTATGGGTGAACTCGGGCGACGGATATTATCGGGCAATTACAAGCAGAATGGGGCTCTACCGACAGAGGCCGAGCTTTGTAAAGAGTTTGGTGTCAGCCGTACGCCGATGCGGGAAGCTATCAAGATGTTGGCCGCAAAAGGGCTGATCGTGTCCCGACAGCGTGCCGGCACCCGTGTCCAGGAATCTTCGAATTGGAACCACCTGGATCCGGACGTCATCAAATGGATGAACGGCATCGACATCGATCCTGACTTCGTCCGCGGCCTGATCGAGGCTCGTCAAGCCATCGAGCCGGCTGCCGCACGTCTCGCTGCCATGCGCGCCACATCGAAAGACCTCGCAATGATCGAGGTGGCCTACGAAGCAATGTGCGCCGCACCGACCTCCGATCTAGCGGCCTGCGCCGATGCCGACGTGGCCTTCCATGCTTCGATCCTTCGCGCTAGCCACAATCCGATCTTCGCCGGCTTGGTTAGCTTGATTGGGCAGTCGCTCGCCAATTCGTTCCGCCTGACAACCTCTGTCTCTCAAAGTTATGTCACGACGCTTGCCGCTCATGGCGACGTGTTTGAAGCTATTCGCCTCCGCCAGCCGGAGATCGCCAGCGAACGCATGCGTGCCCTGATCGAGATAGCGTCCTCTGACTTTGTGCGCCACTCAGCCGTGGGCGCTGCGAAGTCTTGA
- a CDS encoding thermonuclease family protein: MKTATGRMPCPALIPTVARRTGRAGCGSMLGVLMMIGAVMTGSLAQGETAKPGHSERMAGERMAGKNECHLVDGEAGIVTHVIDGDTLVLDNTLEVRLVGMQAPKLPLGRPGFVAWPLSSEAKAKLETLALGNAAQLRYGGTRRDRYNRALAHVTILPEDGEPIWIQQAMLAEGLARVYSFADNRQCVGALLNVEREARNSGLGLWRDPYYAIRPAADPALATRHDVYDLVEGSVISVGERGPIAYLDFGRDWSTDFTAVLTTEAITAFAEAGIAVETLRGQRVRLRGWIERHGGPSMRVTHPEQLELLDQW; encoded by the coding sequence ATGAAGACCGCGACGGGTCGCATGCCCTGCCCTGCCCTGATCCCGACCGTGGCGCGACGGACGGGCCGGGCCGGCTGCGGTTCGATGCTTGGCGTGCTGATGATGATCGGAGCGGTGATGACGGGTTCCCTGGCGCAAGGCGAGACCGCGAAACCCGGCCATAGCGAGCGCATGGCTGGCGAGCGGATGGCCGGGAAGAACGAATGCCACCTCGTCGACGGCGAGGCGGGGATCGTCACGCATGTCATCGATGGCGACACGCTGGTGCTCGACAACACGCTCGAAGTCCGCCTCGTCGGCATGCAGGCGCCGAAACTGCCGCTCGGCCGCCCCGGCTTCGTCGCCTGGCCGCTCTCCTCCGAGGCGAAGGCGAAGCTGGAGACGCTGGCGCTCGGCAACGCGGCACAGCTGCGCTATGGCGGCACGCGGCGCGACCGCTACAACCGGGCGCTCGCCCATGTCACCATCCTGCCGGAGGACGGCGAGCCGATCTGGATCCAGCAGGCCATGCTCGCCGAGGGGCTCGCCCGCGTCTATTCCTTCGCCGACAATCGCCAATGTGTCGGGGCTTTGTTGAATGTTGAACGGGAAGCCCGCAATTCGGGGCTTGGCCTCTGGCGCGATCCATACTACGCCATCCGCCCTGCGGCCGATCCCGCTCTTGCAACCCGTCACGATGTATATGATCTGGTTGAGGGAAGCGTGATTTCGGTCGGCGAGCGCGGTCCGATCGCCTATCTGGATTTCGGGCGCGACTGGTCGACGGATTTCACGGCGGTGCTGACCACGGAGGCGATCACCGCCTTCGCGGAAGCAGGCATCGCCGTGGAGACGCTGCGGGGGCAACGGGTCAGACTAAGGGGCTGGATCGAAAGGCACGGCGGACCGAGCATGCGGGTGACGCATCCCGAACAGCTCGAACTGCTGGACCAATGGTGA
- a CDS encoding M48 family metalloprotease → MTAFGAHLDRERKSSRGALRWKAAILTASLLLAGCTTVLEQTYGPPQTTAGAATPPPVDPEQARIGAQEHPRIVASFGGIYHDDKLEKTLARIVGRIVAASDDPSQSYRITILNTPTVNAFALPGGYLYVTRGLLALANDSSEVAAVIAHEMGHVTANHAMQRQNKARAAMIVSRVVTDVLQDGDAGQLALASSQRTLAAFSQQQELEADAIGVRTIGKAGYDPFAAARFLDLMGRFAAYKSAGSVQDKRPDFLASHPATPQRVDFAIRAARQFGAPGIGEVDRERYLQGIDGMLYGDDRSQGFVRGKNFYHPTLGVGFAVPSGFVLDNTADAVLATAPDGTALRFDGANLPTGTALPDYIASGWVNGLDRNSIQSFTVNGLEAASARAEAKGWVFRIAVIRVGPNATYRFIFANESDTPGLAQAATETVQSFRKLSPQEAAALKPLRVKLVTVRPGDTVDSLARRMNGVDRPTDLFRVLNDLKDGAPLKPGDTLKIISD, encoded by the coding sequence ATGACGGCATTCGGTGCCCATCTGGATAGGGAGCGCAAGAGCTCCCGCGGCGCGCTGCGCTGGAAGGCGGCGATCCTCACGGCGAGCCTGCTGCTCGCCGGCTGCACGACCGTGCTCGAGCAGACCTACGGGCCGCCGCAGACGACGGCCGGCGCCGCGACGCCGCCTCCGGTCGATCCCGAGCAGGCGCGCATCGGCGCGCAGGAACATCCGCGCATCGTCGCGAGCTTCGGCGGCATCTATCATGACGACAAGCTGGAGAAGACGCTGGCCCGCATCGTCGGCCGCATCGTCGCCGCCTCCGACGATCCGTCGCAGTCCTACCGGATCACCATTCTCAATACGCCCACGGTCAACGCCTTCGCGCTGCCGGGCGGCTATCTCTATGTGACGCGCGGCCTGCTGGCGCTCGCCAATGATTCCTCCGAAGTCGCCGCCGTCATCGCGCACGAGATGGGGCATGTCACCGCCAATCACGCCATGCAGCGCCAGAACAAGGCGCGCGCCGCGATGATCGTCAGCCGCGTCGTCACCGACGTGCTGCAGGATGGCGACGCCGGACAGCTGGCGCTCGCCTCCAGCCAGCGCACGCTTGCCGCCTTCTCGCAGCAGCAGGAGCTGGAGGCCGATGCGATCGGCGTGCGCACCATCGGCAAGGCCGGCTACGACCCGTTCGCGGCCGCCCGCTTCCTCGACCTGATGGGCCGGTTCGCCGCCTACAAGTCGGCCGGCAGCGTCCAGGACAAGCGGCCCGATTTCCTCGCCTCGCATCCGGCGACGCCGCAGCGCGTCGATTTCGCCATCCGCGCCGCGCGCCAGTTCGGCGCGCCCGGCATCGGCGAGGTCGACCGCGAGCGCTACCTGCAGGGCATCGACGGCATGCTCTATGGCGACGACCGCTCGCAGGGCTTCGTCCGCGGCAAGAATTTCTACCATCCGACGCTGGGCGTCGGCTTCGCCGTGCCGAGCGGCTTCGTCCTCGACAACACGGCCGACGCGGTGCTGGCGACGGCGCCCGACGGCACGGCGCTGCGCTTCGACGGCGCCAATCTGCCGACCGGCACGGCGCTGCCGGACTACATCGCGTCCGGCTGGGTGAACGGGCTCGACCGGAACTCGATCCAGAGCTTCACGGTCAACGGGCTGGAAGCGGCTTCCGCGCGCGCCGAGGCCAAGGGCTGGGTCTTCCGCATCGCCGTCATCCGGGTCGGGCCGAACGCCACCTATCGCTTCATCTTCGCCAATGAGAGCGACACGCCGGGCCTCGCCCAGGCGGCGACCGAAACGGTGCAAAGCTTCCGCAAGCTGTCGCCGCAGGAAGCAGCCGCTCTGAAGCCGCTGCGGGTAAAACTGGTCACCGTCCGCCCCGGCGACACAGTCGACAGCCTCGCCCGCCGCATGAACGGCGTCGATCGTCCGACCGACCTCTTCCGCGTCCTGAACGATCTGAAGGACGGCGCGCCGCTGAAGCCGGGCGACACGCTCAAGATCATCAGCGACTGA
- the ilvD gene encoding dihydroxy-acid dehydratase, with protein MPAYRSRTSTHGRNMAGARGLWRATGMKDGDFGKPIIAVVNSFTQFVPGHVHLKDLGQLVAREIEKAGGIAKEFNTIAIDDGIAMGHDGMLYSLPSREIIADSVEYMVNGHCADAMVCISNCDKITPGMLMASLRLNIPTIFVSGGPMEAGKVVLSDGKLHALDLVDAMVAAADESVSDADVKLIEQNACPTCGSCSGMFTANSMNCLTEALGLSLPGNGSTLATHADRKRLFVEAGHQIVDITRRYYEQDDESVLPRNVASFGAFENAMTLDIAMGGSTNTVLHILAAAHEGEIDFDLDDIDRLSRHVPVLCKVAPAKQDVHMEDVHRAGGIMAILGELARGDLLNLDLPTVHSSTMAEAIARWDIRQTNSESVREFYRAAPGGVPTQVAFSQDKRWSELDLDREKGAIRDVPNAFSKDGGLAVLKGNIALNGSVVKTAGVDESILKFTGPAVIFESQDDAVLGILNKKVKAGDVVIIRYEGPRGGPGMQEMLYPTSYLKSRGLGKACALVTDGRFSGGTSGLSIGHVAPEAAAGGAIGLVEEGDTIEIDIPNRSMRIVISDEELAARRAAMEAKGKAAWKPEKPRKRNVTTALKAYAAMATSADKGAVRDVSRFDV; from the coding sequence ATGCCTGCCTATCGCTCCCGTACCTCCACCCATGGCCGCAACATGGCCGGCGCGCGCGGCCTTTGGCGCGCCACCGGCATGAAGGACGGTGATTTCGGCAAGCCGATCATCGCGGTGGTGAATTCCTTCACGCAGTTCGTCCCCGGCCACGTCCACCTGAAGGACCTTGGCCAGCTGGTGGCGCGCGAGATCGAGAAGGCCGGCGGCATCGCCAAGGAATTCAACACGATCGCCATCGACGACGGCATCGCGATGGGCCATGACGGCATGCTCTATTCGCTGCCCTCGCGCGAGATCATCGCCGACTCGGTCGAGTACATGGTCAACGGCCATTGCGCCGACGCCATGGTCTGCATCTCGAACTGCGACAAGATCACCCCCGGCATGCTGATGGCGTCGCTGCGCCTCAACATCCCGACGATCTTCGTCTCCGGCGGCCCGATGGAGGCCGGCAAGGTCGTCCTCTCGGACGGCAAGCTGCACGCGCTCGACCTCGTCGACGCCATGGTCGCCGCCGCCGACGAGAGCGTCTCGGACGCCGACGTCAAGCTGATCGAGCAGAACGCCTGCCCGACCTGCGGCTCCTGCTCGGGCATGTTCACCGCCAATTCGATGAACTGCCTGACTGAGGCGCTCGGCCTGTCGCTGCCCGGCAACGGCTCGACGCTGGCGACCCATGCCGATCGCAAGCGCCTGTTCGTCGAGGCGGGCCACCAGATCGTCGACATCACCCGCCGCTACTACGAGCAGGACGACGAGAGCGTGCTGCCGCGCAACGTCGCCTCGTTCGGCGCGTTCGAGAACGCCATGACGCTCGATATCGCCATGGGCGGCTCGACCAACACCGTGCTGCACATCCTGGCCGCCGCGCATGAGGGCGAGATCGACTTCGACCTCGACGACATCGACCGCCTGTCGCGCCACGTCCCGGTGCTCTGCAAGGTCGCCCCGGCCAAGCAGGACGTCCACATGGAGGACGTCCACCGCGCCGGCGGCATCATGGCGATCCTCGGCGAGTTGGCGCGTGGTGACCTGCTGAACCTCGACCTGCCGACCGTGCATTCCTCGACCATGGCCGAGGCGATCGCCCGCTGGGACATCCGCCAGACCAACAGCGAGAGCGTTCGCGAGTTCTACCGCGCCGCGCCCGGCGGCGTGCCGACCCAGGTCGCGTTCAGCCAGGACAAGCGCTGGAGCGAGCTCGATCTCGACCGCGAGAAGGGCGCCATCCGCGACGTGCCGAATGCCTTCTCGAAGGATGGCGGCCTCGCCGTGCTGAAGGGCAACATCGCGTTGAACGGCTCGGTCGTGAAGACCGCCGGCGTCGACGAATCGATCCTGAAGTTCACCGGCCCGGCCGTGATCTTCGAGAGCCAGGACGACGCCGTGCTCGGCATCCTGAACAAGAAGGTCAAGGCGGGCGATGTCGTCATCATCCGCTACGAGGGACCGCGCGGCGGCCCCGGCATGCAGGAAATGCTCTATCCGACCAGCTATCTGAAGTCGCGCGGCCTCGGCAAGGCCTGCGCGCTGGTGACGGACGGCCGCTTCTCCGGCGGCACTTCGGGCCTCTCCATCGGCCATGTCGCGCCGGAAGCCGCGGCTGGCGGCGCCATCGGCCTGGTCGAGGAAGGCGATACGATCGAGATCGACATCCCGAACCGCTCGATGCGCATCGTCATCTCCGATGAGGAGCTGGCTGCGCGTCGCGCCGCCATGGAAGCCAAGGGCAAGGCGGCCTGGAAGCCGGAGAAGCCGCGCAAGCGCAACGTCACGACGGCGCTCAAGGCCTATGCCGCGATGGCGACCAGCGCCGACAAGGGCGCGGTGCGCGACGTCAGCCGCTTCGACGTCTGA
- a CDS encoding TerC family protein — protein MDIVSLFDAEFLGKSAAAWALFLGVVAVLLILDLGVLNRGDKEIGIRRSLILSSFYIGVALLFGAWVWWDHGAESGMLYLTGFVVEKSLALDNIFVISLIFSAFAIPRAYQHRVLFWGILGVLVLRAIMIGLGAALISSFGWILYIFGAFLILTGIKMLFAGHEPMDLENSRILKLVRKAIPVSPSLDGHRFFTHVKKADGKMHWVATPLFLALVSIEIADIVFAVDSVPAVFAITTDPYIVYTSNIFAVLGLRALYFALAAMVHRFDYLKYALALVLVIVGGKIFWTHLVGPVNTFVSLGSTIGILAAGVLLSLWKTRKEDKAVAQAGASDVSTSRTQ, from the coding sequence ATGGATATCGTTTCGTTGTTCGATGCCGAGTTTCTCGGCAAGTCTGCGGCTGCGTGGGCGCTCTTCCTGGGCGTCGTCGCCGTGCTCCTCATCCTTGACCTCGGCGTCCTGAACCGCGGCGACAAGGAGATCGGCATCCGGCGCAGCCTGATCCTCTCCTCCTTCTACATCGGTGTCGCCCTGCTGTTCGGCGCCTGGGTCTGGTGGGACCACGGCGCGGAATCCGGCATGCTCTACCTGACCGGCTTCGTGGTCGAGAAGAGCCTGGCGCTCGACAACATCTTCGTCATTTCGCTGATCTTCAGCGCCTTCGCCATTCCGCGCGCCTACCAGCACCGCGTGCTGTTCTGGGGCATTCTCGGCGTGCTGGTGCTGCGCGCCATCATGATCGGCCTCGGCGCGGCGCTCATCTCGTCCTTCGGCTGGATCCTCTACATCTTCGGCGCCTTCCTGATCCTCACCGGCATCAAGATGCTGTTCGCCGGCCATGAGCCGATGGACCTGGAGAACAGCCGCATCCTGAAGCTCGTGCGCAAGGCGATCCCGGTCTCGCCGTCGCTGGACGGCCACCGCTTCTTCACCCATGTGAAGAAGGCCGACGGCAAGATGCACTGGGTGGCGACGCCGCTATTCCTGGCGCTCGTCTCGATCGAGATCGCCGACATCGTCTTCGCGGTCGACAGCGTCCCGGCCGTGTTCGCCATCACGACCGACCCCTATATCGTCTACACCTCGAACATCTTCGCCGTGCTCGGCCTGCGCGCGCTCTATTTCGCGCTCGCCGCCATGGTCCACCGCTTCGACTATCTGAAATACGCGCTGGCGCTCGTGCTGGTCATCGTCGGCGGCAAGATCTTCTGGACGCACCTCGTCGGCCCGGTGAACACCTTCGTGTCGCTCGGCTCGACCATCGGCATCCTCGCTGCCGGCGTCCTCCTTTCGCTCTGGAAGACGCGCAAGGAGGACAAGGCGGTGGCTCAGGCCGGCGCCAGCGACGTCTCCACCAGCCGCACCCAGTAG
- a CDS encoding M20 aminoacylase family protein — translation MPIVNRLAEYQDEVAAWRHDLHRHPEILYEVHRTAATVAERLQEFGVDEVVTGLGRTGVVGVIRGKRGDGSRTIGLRADMDALPLMEVTGKPYASTVPGKMHACGHDGHTAMLLGAAKYLAETRNFDGTAVVIFQPAEEGGGGGKAMIEDGLMERFGIDEVYGMHNMPGLDLGKFAIRPGPIMAATDEFNFVIAGHGAHAAKPHASIDPIVVGTQLVQAMQTIVSRSVDPLASVVVSVTKFHAGEAHNIIPETAYLGGTVRTLTPETRDLAEKRIREIAAGIAAVYGARIEVDYDRNYPVTVNHAANATFAADVAAEVVGADRVERDVAPMMGGEDFSYMLEKRPGAFIFIGNGDSAGLHNPAYDFNDEALPIGASYWVRLVETSLAPA, via the coding sequence ATGCCGATCGTCAACCGTCTGGCCGAGTATCAGGACGAAGTCGCCGCCTGGCGGCACGACCTGCACCGCCACCCGGAGATCCTGTACGAGGTTCACCGCACCGCCGCGACCGTCGCCGAGCGATTGCAGGAATTCGGCGTCGACGAGGTCGTGACCGGCCTCGGCCGGACGGGCGTCGTCGGCGTCATTCGTGGCAAGCGCGGCGATGGCTCGCGCACGATCGGCCTCCGGGCCGACATGGATGCGCTGCCGCTGATGGAAGTTACAGGCAAGCCCTACGCCTCGACCGTTCCCGGCAAGATGCACGCCTGCGGCCATGACGGTCACACGGCCATGTTGCTGGGCGCCGCCAAATATCTGGCCGAGACCCGCAATTTCGACGGCACGGCGGTCGTCATCTTCCAGCCGGCTGAGGAAGGCGGCGGCGGCGGCAAGGCGATGATCGAGGACGGCCTGATGGAGCGGTTCGGCATCGACGAGGTCTATGGCATGCACAACATGCCGGGGCTCGACCTTGGCAAGTTTGCCATTCGCCCGGGTCCGATCATGGCCGCGACGGACGAGTTCAATTTCGTCATCGCCGGCCATGGCGCCCATGCCGCCAAGCCGCATGCGAGCATCGATCCGATCGTGGTCGGCACGCAACTGGTGCAGGCGATGCAGACCATCGTCTCGCGCTCGGTCGATCCGCTCGCCTCCGTCGTCGTGTCGGTGACGAAGTTCCATGCCGGCGAGGCGCACAACATCATTCCCGAGACCGCCTATCTCGGCGGCACGGTGCGGACGTTGACGCCGGAAACGCGCGATCTCGCCGAGAAGCGCATTCGCGAGATTGCGGCCGGCATCGCGGCCGTCTATGGCGCCCGTATCGAGGTCGACTACGACCGCAACTATCCCGTCACCGTCAACCACGCCGCCAACGCGACCTTCGCGGCCGACGTGGCGGCGGAGGTCGTCGGCGCCGATCGCGTCGAGCGCGACGTGGCGCCGATGATGGGCGGCGAGGACTTCTCCTACATGCTGGAGAAGCGGCCCGGCGCCTTCATCTTCATCGGCAACGGCGATTCGGCCGGGCTGCACAACCCGGCCTATGACTTCAACGACGAAGCCCTGCCGATCGGCGCATCCTACTGGGTGCGGCTGGTGGAGACGTCGCTGGCGCCGGCCTGA
- a CDS encoding urease accessory protein UreE: MIRATSVLPAGTWAGTPADTVLLDYEARHRRRLAMSARGGVSFLLDLPAREALHHGDGLLLEDGRVIAVEAAAEPLADISAETPAKLVRLAWLLGNQQLPAQLLGEHLRIRRDPVVEAELAERGARIMPISAPFDPEEDSVGGDGPRFWHSVEFTHGFSRHAGFSESGGSGFAEARGQAFASSHSPSRAHSTSTSESHSKKPGSATEPDGEETDPSGGPDDRSG, encoded by the coding sequence TTGATCCGCGCAACCTCCGTTCTCCCGGCCGGTACCTGGGCCGGGACACCTGCTGACACTGTGCTGCTCGACTATGAGGCGCGCCATCGCCGCCGCCTCGCCATGTCGGCCCGTGGCGGCGTCTCCTTCCTGCTCGACCTCCCGGCCAGGGAAGCGCTCCACCATGGCGACGGTCTCCTGCTCGAGGATGGCCGCGTCATCGCCGTCGAGGCGGCGGCCGAGCCGCTGGCGGACATTTCGGCCGAGACCCCGGCAAAGCTCGTCCGCCTCGCCTGGCTGCTCGGCAACCAGCAGCTTCCCGCCCAGCTTCTCGGCGAGCATCTGCGCATCCGGCGCGATCCCGTCGTCGAGGCGGAACTGGCCGAACGGGGCGCGCGGATCATGCCGATCTCCGCCCCCTTCGATCCGGAGGAAGACTCCGTCGGCGGCGACGGCCCCCGCTTCTGGCACAGCGTCGAGTTCACGCACGGGTTCTCCCGGCATGCCGGCTTCTCGGAAAGCGGCGGATCCGGATTTGCCGAGGCGCGTGGCCAGGCCTTCGCGAGCAGCCATTCGCCATCGCGCGCGCACTCGACCTCTACCTCCGAAAGTCATTCGAAGAAGCCGGGTTCCGCCACCGAGCCCGATGGCGAGGAGACGGACCCCTCCGGTGGGCCGGACGATCGATCGGGCTGA